The Xenopus laevis strain J_2021 chromosome 7S, Xenopus_laevis_v10.1, whole genome shotgun sequence genome includes a window with the following:
- the tmem147.S gene encoding transmembrane protein 147 produces the protein MTLFHFGNCFALAYFPYFITYKCSGLSEYNAFWRCVQAGATYLCVQLCKMLFLATFFPTWEGAAGAYDFIGEFMKATVDLADLLGLHLVMSRNAGKGEYKIMVAAMGWATAELVMSRCLPLWVGARGIEFDWKYIQMSIDSNISLVHYMAVAALVWMWTRYDLPTHYRLPVTVLLGLSMYKAFLMDCFVHMFIMGSWTALLLKAVITGVLSLSCLTLFVSLVHGN, from the exons ATGACTCTCTTTCACTTCGGCAACTGTTTCGCCCTGGCCTATTTCCCCTACTTCATTACGTACAAGTGCAGCGGCCT CTCCGAGTACAACGCCTTCTGGAGGTGCGTCCAGGCCGGGGCCACTTACCTGTGTGTGCAGCTGTGTAAG ATGTTGTTTCTTGCAACGTTTTTCCCTACTTGGGAGGGGGCTGCTGGTGCCTATGACTTTAttggg GAGTTTATGAAGGCCACAGTCGACCTCGCAGACTTGCTGGGGCTGCATTTAGTTATGTCCCGAAATGCAGGAAAAGGCGAGTACAAGATCATGGTAGCGGCTATGGGCTGGGCCACTGCTGAACTTGTCATGTCGAG GTGTCTCCCGCTGTGGGTCGGAGCAAGAGGGATAGAGTTTGACTGGAAATACATTCAGATGAGCATCGACTCCAACATCAGCTTG GTACATTACATGGCTGTAGCTGCTCTCGTCTGGATGTGGACTCGCTACGACCTCCCCACACATTATCGGCTGCCTGTGACTGTGTTGCTGGGACTCAGCATGTATAAAGCCTTCCTTATGGA CTGTTTTGTACACATGTTTATCATGGGGAGCTGGACGGCGCTTCTCCTGAAAGCCGTGATCACCGGGGTCCTGTCTCTAAGCTGCTTGACCCTCTTTGTCAGTCTCGTTCATGGAAACTAA
- the casp9.S gene encoding caspase 9 S homeolog (The RefSeq protein has 1 substitution compared to this genomic sequence): MEQELRDILRRNRVRLVQSLQVKELWDLLVERGVFSNDMIEEIQREGTRRDQARKLLVELETRGSQAFPLFLLCLKETAQHDLADFLQSDSGTRVLQPIPTTPSPVLKPLPKAEPAEYPAREIRSRKGTLDKDKDYPMSSDPIGFCLIINNMNFHECTGLSTRTGSDIDRDKLANRMRSFHFEVTVKDNLTGQAMHDHLQALADQDHSLQDCCLVVILSHGCETRHIQFPGGVYGTDGIRIPVERIVSYFNGSKCPSLRGKPKIFIIQACGGDQKDKGCEVTSETPPLSPTSTSLQSDATPVFSGEGDRDEVDAVSNIPTPSDILVSYSTFPGYVSWRDKHTGSWYVEVLDSVLAEHAAADDLQSLLVMVADGVSSKGTYKQIPGYFNFLRKRFYFKTD, from the exons ATGGAGCAGGAATTAAGGGATATTTTGAGGCGGAATCGGGTCCGTTTGGTCCAGTCTCTTCAGGTTAAAGAGCTGTGGGATCTCCTGGTGGAGAGAGGAGTCTTCAGCAATGACATGATAGAGGAGATCCAG AGAGAAGGGACACGGAGGGACCAGGCCCGGAAGCTGCTGGTAGAGCTGGAAACACGTGGGAGCCAGGCATTCCCTCTCTTTCTGCTGTGCCTAAAGGAGACTGCTCAGCATGATCTGGCAGATTTCCTCCAATCAGACAGTGGCACACGGGTCTTACAGCCCATTCCAACAACTCCAAGCCCAGTGCTGAAACCTCTACCCAAAGCGG AGCCTGCTGAGTATCCTGCAAGAGAGATCAGAAGTAGAAAAGGAACCCTGGACAAAGACAAG GATTATCCCATGTCATCGGACCCCATTGGATTCTGCCTCATTATTAACAACATGAATTTCCATGAATGCACTGGATTATCCACCAGAACTGGGTCAGACATAGACCGGGACAAGCTGGCCAACAGAATGCGCTCCTTTCACTTTGAGGTCACGGTGAAGGATAATCTGACGGGGCAG GCCATGCATGATCATCTGCAGGCACTTGCTGACCAAGACCACAGCCTGCAGGACTGCTGCCTGGTGGTGATCCTGTCCCATGGCTGTGAG ACCCGGCACATTCAGTTCCCAGGAGGGGTTTATGGAACAGATGGAATACGAATTCCCGTAGAGAGAATCGTGAGCTACTTCAATGGTTCCAAATGCCCCAGTCTGCGTGGAAAGCCCAAAATTTTCATCATCCAAGCCTGCGGCGGAG ATCAGAAAGACAAAGGATGTGAGGTGACTTCCGATACCCCACCACTGAGCCCCACTTCTACTTCCCTGCAGTCTGATGCCACCCCTGTTTTCTCTGGGGAAGGTGACAGGGATGAAGTGGATGCTGTGTCCAATATTCCCACTCCCAGTGATATCTTGGTGTCTTATTCCACTTTCCCAG GCTACGTGTCATGGAGGGATAAGCACACAGGATCGTGGTATGTAGAGGTGCTGGACAGTGTCCTTGCAGAACATGCAGCTGCAGATGACCTACAGTCCCTTCTAGTGATG GTCGCCGATGGAGTTTCAAGCAAAGGAACCTACAAACAAATCCCTGGATACTTTAATTTCCTTCGGAAGCGATTTTACTTTAAGACGGATTGA
- the atp4a.S gene encoding uncharacterized protein LOC733327 (The RefSeq protein has 1 substitution compared to this genomic sequence) has product MGKKEQYDMYSVEMEREGDGAMDVKVMKKNKASKKKEKLESMKKEMDINDHEITVEELEQKYTTSVSKGLKSAFAAEVILRDGPNELKPPKGTPEYIKFARQLAGGLQCLMWVAAVICLIAFGIEESQGDLTSADNLYLAITLIAVVVVTGCFGYYQEFKSTNIIASFKNLVPQQATVVRDGDKFQINANQLVVGDLVEIKGGDRVPADIRIITSQGCKVDNSSLTGESEPQTRSPEYTHESPLETRNIAFFSTMCLEGTATGIIINTGDRTIIGRIATLASGVGNEKTPIAIEIEHFVDIIAGLAIFFGATFFVVAMVIGYPFLRAMVFFMAIVVAYVPEGLLATVTVCLSLTAKRLARKNCVVKNLEAVETLGSTSVICSDKTGTLTQNRMTVSHLWFDNQIHSADTTEDQSGQSFDQTSDTWRALSKVVSLCNRAFFKSGQDGIPVPKRIVIGDASETALVKFSEITVGNVMEYRERFKKVTEVPFNSTNKFQLSIHELQDPLDLRYLLVMKGAPERILERCSTIMIKGQELPLDEQWKEAFQTAYMDLGGLGERVLGFCHLYLNEKEYPRGFNFDTEEMNFPTNDLCFAGLISMIDPPRATVPDAVMKCRTAGIRVIMVTGDHPITAKAIAASVGIISEGSETVEDIAARLRIPVEQVNKRDARACVINGGQLKEMSSEELVEALKLHPEMVFARTSPQQKLIIVESCQKLGAIVAVTGDGVNDSPALKKADIGVAMGIAGSDAAKNAADMILLDDNFASIVTGVEQGRLIFDNLKKSIAYTLTKNIPELAPYLIYITASVPLPLGCITILFIELCTDIFPSVSLAYEKAESDIMHLKPRNPRRDRLVNEALAVYSYFQIGIIQSFAGFVDYFTVMAQEGWFPAYVLGLRSHWENQHLQDLQDSYGQEWTFSQRLYQQYNCYTVFFISIEICQISDVLIRKTRRLSVFQQGFFRNKVLVIAIVFQLCLGNFLCYCPGMPNVFNFMPIRFQWWLVPVPFGILIFVYDEIRKLGVRRHPGSWFDKEMYY; this is encoded by the exons ATGGGGAAAAAG GAACAATATGACATGTACTCGGTGGAGATGGAGAGAGAAGGAGATGGAGCAATGGAGGTTAAGGTCATGAAGAAAAACAAGGCCAGCAAGAAGAAAGAGAAGCTGGAGAGCATGAAAAAAGAGATGGACATT AATGATCATGAAATTACTGTCGAAGAGCTGGAACAGAAATACACGACCAGCGTCTCCAAA GGACTGAAGAGTGCATTTGCTGCAGAAGTAATACTCAGGGATGGCCCCAATGAACTGAAGCCCCCAAAAGGCACCCCTGAGTACATCAAGTTTGCGCGGCAGTTGGCGGGTGGGCTCCAGTGCCTGATGTGGGTGGCTGCTGTGATTTGCCTCATTGCTTTTGGAATTGAGGAATCCCAGGGAGACCTGACAAGTGCTGATAAT cttTATTTGGCCATTACTCTCATTGCTGTTGTGGTTGTCACTGGATGCTTTGGGTATTACCAGGAATTCAAGAGTACCAACATTATTGCCAGCTTCAAGAACCTCGTCCCTCAG CAAGCTACTGTGGTGCGTGACGGAGATAAATTTCAGATCAATGCCAACCAGCTGGTGGTGGGAGATCTGGTGGAGATTAAGGGAGGTGATCGTGTTCCTGCTGATATCAGAATTATAACATCACAAGGATGCAAG GTTGATAATTCATCTCTGACAGGGGAGTCAGAACCCCAGACTCGATCCCCAGAATATACTCACGAGAGTCCCCTCGAGACAAGAAACATTGCATTCTTTTCCACCATGTGCCTGGAGG GCACTGCCACAGGAATCATTATCAACACAGGAGACCGCACCATCATTGGACGAATTGCAACCCTGGCATCCGGTGTGGGAAATGAGAAGACTCCCATCGCTATAGAGATTGAGCACTTTGTGGACATCATCGCTGGACTTGCCATCTTCTTCGGGGCCACCTTCTTCGTTGTTGCCATGGTGATCGGTTATCCATTCCTAAGGGCCATGGTCTTCTTTATGGCTATTGTGGTAGCTTATGTCCCTGAGGGTCTGCTGGCTACGGTCACG GTGTGTCTGTCACTGACTGCCAAGCGTCTGGCCAGGAAGAATTGCGTGGTCAAGAACCTGGAAGCTGTGGAAACCTTGGGTTCAACATCTGTGATCTGTTCTGACAAGACTGGGACTTTGACTCAGAACCGGATGACTGTCTCCCACTTGTGGTTTGACAACCAGATCCACTCAGCTGACACCACTGAAGATCAGTCAG gtcAAAGTTTTGATCAGACTTCAGATACATGGAGAGCCCTGAGCAAGGTTGTTAGTCTCTGCAACAGAGCATTTTTTAAATCTGGACAGGATGGAATTCCAGTTCCAAAA AGAATTGTGATTGGAGACGCTTCTGAGACAGCTCTCGTGAAGTTCTCAGAGATCACAGTCGGCAACGTCATGGAGTACAGAGAACGATTTAAGAAGGTGACAGAGGTGCCCTTCAACTCAACCAACAAATTCCAA CTGTCTATTCATGAGCTGCAGGATCCGTTAGATCTCCGTTATCTGTTGGTGATGAAGGGAGCCCCAGAACGTATCCTAGAAAGATGCTCTACCATCATGATAAAAGGGCAGGAACTGCCTCTGGATGAGCAGTGGAAGGAGGCTTTCCAGACAGCTTACATGGACTTGGGAGGCCTAGGAGAAAGAGTGCTGG gTTTTTGCCACCTTTACCTGAATGAGAAAGAATATCCCAGAGGTTTTAACTTTGACACAGAAGAAATGAATTTCCCCACCAACGACTTGTGCTTTGCTGGATTAATTTCCATGATTGACCCACCACGTGCCACTGTGCCCGATGCTGTCATGAAGTGCCGGACTGCTGGAATCAGG GTTATCATGGTTACTGGAGACCATCCAATCACAGCCAAAGCCATTGCTGCAAGTGTGGGTATCATCTCTGAGGGTAGCGAGACAGTGGAAGACATTGCAGCCCGCCTGCGCATTCCTGTGGAGCAAGTTAACAAACG TGATGCCCGTGCCTGTGTCATTAATGGTGGCCAGTTGAAGGAAATGTCCAGTGAGGAGCTAGTAGAAGCTCTCAAGTTGCATCCTGAGATGGTGTTTGCCCGGACCTCCCCTCAACAGAAGCTCATCATTGTGGAGAGTTGCCAGAAACTG GGGGCCATTGTGGCAGTCACTGGTGATGGTGTCAATGACTCTCCTGCCTTAAAGAAAGCTGACATTGGCGTGGCTATGGGCATTGCTGGATCTGATGCTGCCAAGAATGCAGCGGACATGATTTTGTTGGATGACAACTTTGCATCCATTGTGACTGGGGTGGAACAAG GGCGTCTCATCTTTGACAACCTTAAGAAGTCCATTGCGTACACCCTGACCAAAAACATCCCTGAACTGGCCCCATATCTCATCTACATCACAGCAAGTGTTCCTCTACCCCTGGGGTGCATTACCATCCTTTTCATTGAGCTGTGCACAGACATT TTCCCTTCAGTCTCCCTGGCCTACGAGAAGGCAGAAAGTGACATTATGCATCTTAAGCCAAGGAACCCCCGCCGGGATCGTTTGGTGAATGAAGCTCTGGCTGTGTATTCTTACTTCCAAATTG GTATCATACAGTCCTTCGCTGGTTTTGTGGATTATTTCACTGTGATGGCCCAAGAAGGCTGGTTCCCTGCTTATGTGCTGGGCCTTCGCTCTCACTGGGAAAATCAGCATTTACAGGATCTGCAAGACAGTTATGGGCAAGAGTGG ACCTTCAGCCAACGTCTGTACCAGCAATACAACTGTTACACTGTCTTCTTCATCAGTATTGAGATTTGTCAGATCTCAGATGTCCTCATCAGAAAGACCAGGCGTCTCTCTGTCTTCCAGCAAGGATTCTTTAG AAATAAGGTTTTGGTCATTGCCATCGTTTTTCAGTTGTGTCTTGGTAATTTCCTTTGCTACTGTCCTGGGATGCCAAATGTCTTCAACTTTATGCCCATTCG GTTCCAGTGGTGGCTCGTACCTGTTCCGTTTGGAATCTTGATCTTTGTTTATGATGAGATCCGTAAGCTTGGAGTACGCCGACACCCAGGAA GTTGGTTTGACAAGGAGATGTATTATTAA